In Synechococcus sp. CC9616, the following are encoded in one genomic region:
- a CDS encoding DUF1028 domain-containing protein, protein MTFSIIARDPSNGRFGVAVASFHLAVGSTVPHIRSGIGAVATQAHTNPYLGICGLERLEQGVDARSVLDSLLIDDPDRDRRQFHLIDATGATTGWTGEACMDSAAHLCEQDLSIAGNCLVNNDILLCMKQAFFSCDPKWKLGRRLIHALQAGEDAGGDHRSEQATSAAVQVSGTSAFPLLDLRIDYQEKAVNALQNLYKRSQDQWVQEWRDELADLKELKRFAA, encoded by the coding sequence GTGACCTTTTCGATCATCGCCAGGGATCCAAGCAACGGCCGGTTCGGTGTTGCAGTCGCAAGTTTTCATCTTGCTGTTGGTTCGACTGTTCCGCACATCCGCTCCGGTATTGGCGCTGTCGCCACACAGGCGCACACAAATCCTTATCTCGGCATCTGTGGTCTTGAGCGCCTGGAGCAGGGCGTTGATGCACGCTCTGTTCTCGACAGTTTGTTGATCGACGACCCAGACCGTGATCGGCGTCAGTTTCATCTGATCGATGCCACAGGGGCCACGACGGGATGGACGGGCGAAGCATGCATGGACTCTGCTGCTCACCTTTGTGAGCAGGATCTCTCCATCGCCGGGAACTGCCTGGTGAACAACGACATCCTGCTTTGCATGAAGCAGGCATTTTTCAGTTGTGACCCAAAGTGGAAACTCGGTCGTCGCCTGATCCATGCCTTGCAGGCCGGTGAGGATGCAGGGGGCGATCACCGCTCAGAACAAGCCACCTCTGCGGCGGTTCAAGTGAGCGGAACCTCTGCTTTTCCGTTGCTCGATCTTCGTATCGACTATCAGGAGAAAGCCGTCAATGCGCTTCAAAATCTCTACAAACGCAGCCAGGACCAATGGGTGCAGGAGTGGCGTGATGAGCTTGCCGATCTGAAGGAACTGAAGCGGTTCGCAGCCTGA
- a CDS encoding Zn-dependent hydrolase, with protein MHQSLETELLRVDGVRLNAGLDRMAAIGTNPDGSVCRRGFTEQDVEARILLSGWMKDAGLEVRIDTAGNLIGRLEGAVPGLPALVTGSHIDTVPTGGRYDGVLGVLAGLEIARTLHRRGRSLQHPFEVIAFADEESTMVGCKGMSGTASCDPSSFVTSNGKPIQDNLSMIGGDWSNLASARRSDDAIAAFVELHVEQGGVLEQRGDVIGTVDGVVGQKRFTVVIEGQANHAGTTPMNDRLDALAAAARVVLAVEQMAVEHPGDPVATVGRLQVWPNAANVVPGSVQLTVDLRDLDSSVLDQLSNTLMNALERIGESSGCAIRLDPQFDVAPTPADQTVKQAITASAGALGLKTSSLPSRASHDAQEIGRRWPMGMIFVPSRDGLSHSAGEFTEASHCEAGTQVLLDTLLRLDRTL; from the coding sequence CTGCATCAGTCACTTGAAACAGAATTGTTGCGGGTTGATGGAGTTCGCCTCAATGCAGGCCTCGATCGCATGGCAGCAATCGGCACCAACCCGGATGGGAGTGTCTGCCGCAGAGGGTTCACGGAACAAGATGTTGAAGCAAGGATTCTCCTTTCAGGCTGGATGAAGGATGCCGGTCTCGAGGTTCGGATCGACACCGCCGGCAACCTGATTGGTCGCTTGGAAGGTGCCGTCCCAGGGTTGCCGGCCCTGGTAACCGGATCCCACATCGACACGGTGCCGACAGGCGGCCGTTACGACGGTGTTCTCGGCGTTTTGGCCGGGCTTGAAATTGCCCGCACCCTCCACAGAAGGGGGCGTTCACTTCAACACCCATTCGAGGTGATCGCCTTCGCTGATGAGGAGTCCACGATGGTGGGCTGCAAAGGCATGAGTGGAACTGCTTCGTGCGATCCCAGCAGCTTTGTCACCAGCAACGGCAAGCCGATCCAAGACAACCTCTCAATGATCGGAGGCGACTGGAGCAATCTCGCCTCCGCACGGCGTTCTGACGATGCGATCGCTGCTTTCGTTGAGCTCCACGTGGAGCAGGGCGGCGTCCTGGAACAGCGAGGCGATGTCATCGGCACGGTTGACGGTGTGGTTGGTCAGAAGCGGTTCACCGTTGTGATCGAAGGGCAAGCCAATCATGCGGGCACCACGCCGATGAACGATCGACTCGATGCACTCGCCGCTGCAGCCCGTGTTGTGCTGGCTGTTGAACAGATGGCCGTTGAGCATCCAGGCGATCCCGTGGCGACGGTTGGTCGACTTCAGGTTTGGCCCAACGCCGCCAATGTCGTCCCCGGTTCTGTCCAGCTCACCGTGGACCTGAGAGATCTTGATTCATCCGTACTCGACCAGCTCTCCAACACCCTGATGAACGCCTTGGAGCGAATCGGTGAAAGCAGTGGCTGTGCGATTCGTCTCGACCCCCAGTTCGACGTCGCTCCCACCCCTGCTGATCAAACCGTCAAACAGGCCATTACGGCCTCCGCCGGGGCTTTGGGACTGAAGACTTCGTCGCTCCCCAGTCGGGCCAGCCACGATGCCCAGGAAATCGGACGCCGTTGGCCAATGGGAATGATCTTCGTCCCCAGTCGTGATGGCCTGAGTCATTCCGCAGGGGAGTTCACCGAGGCGTCTCACTGCGAGGCAGGCACGCAGGTTCTGCTGGACACCCTTCTGCGGCTCGATCGAACCCTGTGA